Proteins encoded by one window of Thermanaerothrix sp.:
- a CDS encoding substrate-binding domain-containing protein, translated as MVSVGFRRVLRSLAGFLLCIALCLPAAGEERVLRMATTTSTEATGLLDYLSAELRKDTGIELQWVAVGTGKALEYGRRGDVDVVWVHDPKMEEDFVAQGFGVNRRRTMYNDFVLVGPAADPAGIRSATSILDAVGRIASKGSVFVSRGDRSGTHMAELRLWQGAGVLVGKSSPWYVESGQGMMETLLMAKEKGGYTLTDRATFTKFNSQNPEALKVLYQGDERLRNQYSLIEVNPKKHPSVRHHLAVRFIQWVLSKRGQELIGSYKVSGQQLFFPNGDKW; from the coding sequence ATGGTCTCTGTGGGTTTCAGGCGTGTTTTAAGGTCCTTGGCGGGGTTTTTGCTTTGCATCGCCCTGTGTCTTCCCGCCGCCGGTGAGGAACGGGTGCTCCGGATGGCCACCACCACCAGCACCGAGGCCACGGGCCTTTTGGACTACCTGTCGGCGGAGCTTAGAAAGGACACCGGCATAGAGCTTCAGTGGGTTGCGGTGGGCACCGGCAAGGCCCTGGAGTACGGCCGCCGGGGGGACGTGGACGTGGTGTGGGTTCACGACCCCAAGATGGAGGAGGATTTCGTGGCCCAGGGCTTCGGGGTCAACCGGCGGCGGACCATGTACAACGACTTCGTGCTGGTGGGCCCAGCGGCGGACCCAGCGGGGATCCGATCCGCTACATCCATACTGGACGCGGTGGGGAGGATAGCCTCCAAGGGGTCGGTGTTCGTAAGCCGCGGGGATCGTTCGGGCACCCACATGGCGGAGCTTAGACTATGGCAGGGGGCGGGGGTCCTGGTGGGCAAGTCCTCCCCCTGGTACGTGGAGTCCGGCCAGGGCATGATGGAGACCCTGCTGATGGCCAAGGAAAAGGGAGGCTACACCCTTACCGACCGGGCCACCTTCACGAAGTTCAACTCCCAGAACCCCGAGGCCCTCAAGGTTCTCTACCAGGGGGACGAGAGGCTCAGGAACCAGTACAGCCTCATAGAGGTGAACCCCAAGAAGCACCCCTCGGTGCGCCACCACCTGGCGGTGCGGTTCATCCAGTGGGTCCTCTCCAAGAGGGGGCAGGAGCTCATAGGCAGCTATAAGGTCTCAGGGCAGCAGCTTTTCTTCCCCAACGGGGATAAGTGGTGA
- a CDS encoding ABC transporter permease encodes MDFLREGMLEAVRIILSMDEELLNVAAVTVKSSFLAMCMASAVGLPVGIALGALRFPGRRALRLLFDSLLSVPTVVVGLVVYGFISNQGPFGRFELLFTLWGMAIGQAVLGLPVLVSLVASAVESVDPLVVMTLRTLGFRGLRLLWALVLEMRHALMMALLAAYGRVVSEVGVSMMIGGNIRWHTRTLTTAIAFEASRGDFGMAVALGLVLLIISSLVSACVSLMRWRAKG; translated from the coding sequence ATGGACTTCCTTAGGGAGGGGATGTTGGAGGCCGTGAGGATAATCCTCTCCATGGACGAGGAACTGCTGAACGTGGCTGCCGTTACGGTGAAGTCCAGCTTTCTTGCCATGTGCATGGCTTCCGCGGTGGGGCTCCCGGTGGGCATCGCCCTTGGGGCCCTGCGCTTCCCCGGAAGAAGGGCCTTGAGGCTTCTCTTCGACAGCCTGTTGTCGGTGCCCACCGTGGTGGTGGGCCTTGTGGTGTATGGCTTCATATCGAACCAGGGGCCCTTCGGGAGGTTTGAGCTGCTTTTCACCCTGTGGGGGATGGCCATAGGGCAGGCGGTTTTGGGCCTTCCGGTGCTGGTGTCCCTGGTGGCCTCGGCGGTGGAGTCCGTGGACCCTTTGGTGGTGATGACCCTAAGGACGTTGGGCTTCAGGGGGCTGCGGCTCCTTTGGGCCCTGGTCCTTGAGATGAGGCATGCCCTCATGATGGCGCTGCTCGCCGCCTACGGAAGGGTGGTCTCCGAGGTGGGGGTCTCCATGATGATAGGGGGAAACATCCGCTGGCACACCAGGACGCTCACCACCGCCATAGCCTTCGAGGCCTCCCGGGGGGACTTCGGCATGGCGGTGGCGTTAGGGTTGGTGCTTTTGATCATATCCTCCCTTGTGAGCGCCTGCGTGTCCCTGATGAGATGGAGGGCCAAGGGATGA
- a CDS encoding energy-coupling factor ABC transporter ATP-binding protein translates to MTDALKAQGLSFSYDRQHRLEVDELSLPRGAVMGLIGPNGSGKSTLMKLLALLMKPQSGRILFFGEPSEGREALLRGMGITMLLQRPCLLKRSVRANLMGPIWREPDREERAREALYMVGLGEAYLDRPWYRLSGGEAQRVALAVRLALRPRVLLLDEPVSNVDQEAAQVVRGAVIQARDRWGTSVLVSSHQPAWLSGFCEGFLVMRDGRLIGAYGSRDQRVVT, encoded by the coding sequence ATGACGGACGCCCTCAAAGCCCAGGGCCTTTCCTTCTCCTACGACCGGCAGCACCGCCTGGAGGTGGACGAACTGTCCCTACCCCGGGGGGCGGTGATGGGGCTCATCGGCCCCAACGGCAGCGGCAAGAGCACCTTGATGAAGCTCCTGGCGTTGCTCATGAAGCCCCAGTCAGGACGCATACTCTTCTTCGGCGAGCCCTCGGAGGGGCGGGAGGCGTTGCTTCGAGGCATGGGGATTACAATGCTGCTTCAGCGGCCATGCCTTCTCAAACGCTCCGTGAGGGCCAACCTGATGGGCCCCATATGGAGGGAACCGGACCGGGAGGAGCGGGCTCGGGAGGCCCTGTACATGGTGGGGCTTGGAGAGGCCTACCTGGACCGGCCCTGGTACCGCCTGTCCGGAGGCGAGGCCCAAAGGGTGGCCCTGGCGGTGAGGCTGGCCTTAAGGCCTAGGGTGCTGCTTTTGGACGAGCCGGTGTCCAACGTGGACCAGGAGGCCGCCCAGGTGGTGAGGGGGGCGGTCATCCAGGCCCGGGACCGGTGGGGGACCTCGGTGCTGGTGAGCAGCCATCAGCCCGCCTGGCTGTCCGGATTTTGCGAGGGCTTCCTGGTGATGAGGGATGGAAGGCTAATCGGCGCCTATGGCTCAAGGGACCAAAGGGTTGTAACATAG
- a CDS encoding ATP-binding cassette domain-containing protein produces MNHSDAAVQVREVFKTFRAGVVEVEALKGVSLEVPRGSFTVVVGASGSGKTTLLRIIGGLERPDRGQVLLRRSSKDDRRHPVGMVFQEHRLFPWLTVLRNVAFPLEGLMPPKEASMRAMESLEMVGLARFAYAMPKELSGGMAQRAALARALAFQPEVVLMDEPLGALDYFTRRELQLKLQDILLNMKRTFVMVTHDVDEAVFLADQVAVLREGRLVGTLDVPIPRPRDLDLPEVIPLRRKVLEMIGG; encoded by the coding sequence ATGAATCATAGCGATGCGGCGGTACAAGTCCGGGAGGTTTTCAAGACCTTCAGGGCCGGCGTTGTGGAGGTGGAGGCCCTTAAGGGGGTGAGCCTTGAGGTGCCCAGGGGATCTTTTACCGTGGTGGTCGGAGCCTCCGGGAGCGGGAAGACCACCCTCTTGCGGATAATCGGGGGACTTGAAAGGCCCGACCGGGGGCAGGTGCTGCTTCGCCGCTCATCTAAGGATGACCGAAGACACCCGGTGGGCATGGTCTTCCAGGAGCACCGGCTTTTCCCCTGGCTTACGGTGCTCCGCAACGTGGCCTTCCCCCTGGAGGGGCTGATGCCCCCCAAGGAGGCCTCCATGAGGGCTATGGAGAGCCTTGAGATGGTGGGGCTTGCCCGGTTCGCCTACGCCATGCCGAAGGAGCTCTCCGGGGGCATGGCCCAACGGGCCGCCCTGGCAAGGGCCCTGGCGTTCCAACCGGAAGTGGTGCTCATGGACGAACCCCTGGGGGCCTTGGACTACTTCACCCGGCGGGAGCTCCAATTAAAGCTCCAGGACATACTGTTGAACATGAAAAGGACCTTTGTTATGGTTACCCATGACGTGGACGAGGCGGTTTTCCTGGCCGATCAGGTGGCGGTTTTGAGGGAGGGGAGGCTTGTTGGGACCTTGGACGTACCCATCCCAAGGCCCCGAGACCTGGATCTGCCGGAGGTCATACCCTTAAGGCGCAAGGTCTTGGAGATGATCGGGGGCTGA
- a CDS encoding ABC transporter permease produces the protein MPKREALPGWVGGLLASVALPLALWYTASSEGGMGSVLFPSPLRVFRTLFELLTSGELARHVVVSLLRVLQGFFLSSLSGVLLGTLIGLSGSLRICLGPLLEFLRHIPPLAVLPLLVLWFGIGEASKVAVIVAASFFPVFISTLHGVAGADQRLLEVGKAFGLPRARIVARIVLPCAMPAIMSGLRLGLGYGWRSLIGAELVAASSGLGYLINDAQAMLRTDVILAGVVVLGLIGSLTDRLFMSALGRLRYWEGRDES, from the coding sequence ATGCCTAAGCGTGAAGCCCTCCCGGGGTGGGTGGGAGGACTTCTGGCGTCCGTGGCGCTGCCCCTGGCGCTTTGGTACACCGCATCCTCCGAAGGGGGCATGGGAAGCGTCCTCTTCCCTTCCCCCTTAAGGGTATTTAGAACCCTTTTTGAGCTCCTGACATCCGGGGAGCTTGCAAGGCACGTGGTGGTCAGCCTCTTGCGGGTCCTCCAGGGCTTCTTCCTGTCATCCCTCTCGGGGGTCCTGCTTGGGACTCTAATAGGCCTTTCCGGAAGCCTTAGGATTTGCCTTGGCCCCTTGTTGGAGTTCCTTCGGCACATACCGCCCCTTGCGGTGCTGCCCCTGTTGGTCCTGTGGTTCGGCATAGGGGAGGCCTCTAAGGTGGCGGTCATAGTGGCCGCCTCCTTCTTCCCGGTGTTCATAAGCACCCTCCACGGGGTGGCCGGGGCGGACCAGCGGCTCCTTGAGGTGGGGAAGGCCTTCGGACTGCCAAGGGCCAGGATAGTGGCCCGCATAGTACTCCCCTGCGCCATGCCCGCCATAATGTCGGGGCTGAGGCTGGGACTTGGGTACGGCTGGAGGTCCCTGATCGGAGCGGAGCTGGTGGCCGCCTCCTCCGGCCTTGGGTACCTGATAAACGACGCCCAGGCGATGCTGAGGACCGACGTCATACTGGCGGGGGTGGTGGTGCTGGGCCTCATAGGAAGCCTCACCGACAGGCTGTTCATGTCCGCCTTGGGAAGGCTCAGGTATTGGGAGGGAAGAGATGAATCATAG
- a CDS encoding SDR family NAD(P)-dependent oxidoreductase, translating into MPLLKGGLALITGATSGIGLAYARRLGSMGYGLIMTGRRMDLLRQRAHEIERQFRVPVEPLMAELSKEEDIEALEAVIGERRPNFLLNNAGFGLREAFADTPRDLWEALIWVHVMAPLRLTQAALKVMGEEREGVVVNVSSEAAFIPVRRNSVYAGAKAFLLRWTESVALEMMDSGVRLQALCPGMTRSDFHPRMGAEGASLSKSRLIPWMTPEEVVEESIRDLERGKVVCVPKLAGKARTLGIPLIPQRMRLRCLNWFFRTSSGADSCNKEN; encoded by the coding sequence ATGCCACTGCTGAAAGGTGGACTTGCGCTCATAACCGGCGCCACCAGCGGCATAGGGCTCGCCTACGCAAGGCGCCTTGGGTCCATGGGATACGGCTTGATAATGACCGGCCGGAGGATGGACCTTCTGCGCCAAAGGGCCCACGAGATAGAGCGCCAGTTCCGGGTACCGGTGGAGCCTTTGATGGCGGAGCTTTCCAAGGAGGAGGACATAGAGGCCCTGGAGGCCGTCATCGGGGAGCGAAGGCCCAACTTCCTGCTCAACAACGCGGGGTTCGGGCTGAGGGAGGCCTTCGCGGACACCCCAAGGGACCTATGGGAGGCCCTCATATGGGTCCACGTGATGGCCCCCTTAAGGCTCACCCAGGCGGCCCTTAAGGTGATGGGCGAGGAGCGCGAGGGGGTGGTGGTGAACGTGTCCTCCGAGGCGGCCTTCATACCCGTAAGGCGCAACTCGGTGTACGCCGGGGCCAAGGCGTTCCTGCTGCGCTGGACCGAGTCGGTGGCGCTGGAGATGATGGACAGCGGCGTAAGGCTCCAGGCCCTGTGCCCCGGCATGACCCGGTCGGACTTCCACCCAAGGATGGGGGCCGAGGGGGCGTCGCTGTCGAAGAGCAGGCTCATACCCTGGATGACCCCGGAGGAGGTGGTGGAAGAGTCCATAAGGGACCTGGAAAGGGGCAAGGTGGTCTGCGTGCCCAAGCTGGCGGGAAAGGCGCGGACCCTTGGCATACCCCTCATACCCCAGCGGATGCGGCTTAGGTGCCTAAACTGGTTCTTCAGGACCTCCTCCGGCGCTGATTCTTGCAATAAAGAAAACTAA
- a CDS encoding L-threonine 3-dehydrogenase, giving the protein MKRILVTGAGGQIGSELVPYLWEIYGASNVLATDVRAPEGPLAEGGPFDLLDVRDGRRASELIGSFKADSVLHLAGILSAKGEENPNFAWDINVNGTVAMLEAAREHRCAFFFPSSIAAFGPSTPRKNTPQDTIQRPTTVYGIAKASMEMLCDYYHAKFGLDTRGLRFPGLISYVAPPGGGTTDYAVHIYYDAITKGSYTSFIAKGTYMDMMYMPDALKAVVQLMEADPSKLKHRNAFNISAMSFDPEEIAESIRKFIPTFKLDYQVDPLRQSIAESWPDSLDCSAAREEWGFDPQYDLDAMTQDMLEKLRRKLGSQ; this is encoded by the coding sequence ATGAAGCGCATACTGGTCACCGGAGCGGGAGGACAGATAGGTTCAGAGCTGGTGCCATACCTTTGGGAGATCTACGGGGCCTCCAACGTGCTGGCCACCGACGTCAGGGCCCCGGAGGGCCCGCTGGCGGAGGGCGGCCCCTTCGACCTTCTGGACGTGCGGGACGGCAGGAGGGCTTCGGAGCTCATAGGCAGCTTCAAGGCGGACTCGGTGCTGCACCTGGCGGGGATCCTGTCCGCCAAGGGGGAGGAGAACCCCAACTTCGCCTGGGACATAAACGTCAACGGCACCGTGGCCATGCTGGAGGCCGCCAGGGAGCACCGCTGCGCCTTCTTCTTCCCAAGCTCCATCGCCGCCTTCGGCCCCTCGACGCCCAGGAAGAACACCCCCCAGGACACCATACAGCGCCCCACCACGGTCTACGGCATCGCCAAGGCCAGCATGGAGATGCTCTGCGACTACTACCACGCCAAGTTCGGCCTTGACACCCGGGGGCTTAGGTTCCCGGGGCTCATAAGCTACGTGGCCCCTCCCGGCGGCGGCACCACCGACTACGCGGTGCACATCTACTACGACGCCATAACCAAGGGAAGCTACACCAGCTTCATAGCCAAGGGCACCTACATGGACATGATGTACATGCCCGACGCCCTAAAGGCGGTGGTGCAGCTCATGGAGGCGGACCCATCAAAACTCAAGCACCGGAACGCCTTCAACATATCCGCCATGAGCTTCGACCCGGAGGAGATCGCGGAGTCCATCCGAAAGTTCATCCCCACCTTCAAGCTGGACTACCAGGTGGACCCCTTGAGGCAGTCCATCGCTGAGTCCTGGCCGGACAGCCTTGACTGCTCCGCCGCCAGGGAGGAGTGGGGATTTGACCCCCAGTACGACCTGGACGCCATGACCCAGGACATGTTGGAGAAGCTCCGGCGGAAGCTTGGATCCCAATAG
- a CDS encoding NrtA/SsuA/CpmA family ABC transporter substrate-binding protein, which translates to MGAVLSSPEGAFGEPGTIGVTYVKAPLNVPSIIERRLGIIDRALGQLNLKAEYPEITAGPDQTRAMAAGSVQVAHCLGGTSALLAASEGVDLRIVGVYSRAPRAFTILVRKDSPIKDVKDLKGRKVAGPKGTVLHQLLSAALEREGLELEDVQFLSMGIPEAVAALSTGGVDAALAAGPAVRLASQKGARVLADGRGLVDGITVIAMSERFLKERPEAARAFMRAHRQALQLMRQDRLKAVELTAQETGLSQGDVISMMSLYDFDPSLRPEDLKELEKTQNFLIRNRMMRKRVNLSRIVVPL; encoded by the coding sequence TTGGGGGCCGTTTTGTCAAGCCCTGAAGGGGCCTTCGGAGAGCCGGGGACCATAGGGGTCACCTACGTGAAGGCCCCCCTCAACGTGCCCTCCATAATCGAGAGGAGGCTTGGCATCATCGACAGGGCCTTGGGGCAGCTCAACCTGAAGGCGGAATACCCGGAGATAACCGCCGGTCCCGACCAGACCCGGGCCATGGCGGCGGGGTCTGTTCAGGTGGCCCACTGCCTTGGAGGCACTTCCGCGCTGCTCGCGGCCTCCGAGGGGGTGGACCTGAGGATAGTGGGCGTATACTCCAGGGCCCCCAGGGCGTTCACCATACTGGTCCGGAAGGACTCCCCCATAAAGGACGTGAAGGACCTCAAGGGCCGTAAGGTGGCGGGGCCCAAGGGCACGGTGCTGCACCAGCTCCTGTCCGCCGCCCTGGAGAGGGAGGGGCTGGAGCTTGAGGACGTGCAGTTCCTCTCCATGGGCATACCGGAGGCGGTGGCGGCCCTGTCAACGGGTGGTGTTGACGCGGCCCTGGCGGCGGGGCCCGCGGTGAGGCTGGCATCCCAGAAGGGGGCCAGGGTGCTGGCCGACGGCAGGGGGCTTGTGGACGGCATAACCGTCATAGCCATGTCCGAGCGGTTCCTTAAGGAGCGCCCCGAGGCCGCCAGGGCCTTCATGAGGGCCCACCGGCAGGCGCTTCAGCTGATGCGGCAGGACCGCCTCAAGGCGGTGGAGCTCACCGCCCAGGAGACCGGCCTTTCGCAGGGGGACGTTATAAGCATGATGTCCCTATACGACTTCGACCCCTCCTTGAGGCCCGAGGACCTCAAGGAGCTGGAGAAGACCCAGAACTTCCTCATAAGAAACCGCATGATGAGGAAGCGGGTCAACCTCTCAAGGATAGTCGTCCCCCTGTAA
- a CDS encoding cupin domain-containing protein has protein sequence MIKRFHDMTPVRRENLQGGQGGAWNRYAIAPHEELPGSHFRMVGTIRLDPGAEVGEHEHLTNEELYVILEGEGVYVEDGTEYKVGPGDVLMLQRTHSHAIRNTGKGALTFLAVIVD, from the coding sequence ATGATAAAGAGATTCCACGACATGACGCCGGTGAGGCGGGAGAACCTCCAAGGGGGCCAGGGAGGGGCGTGGAACCGGTACGCCATAGCCCCCCACGAGGAACTTCCGGGGAGCCACTTCCGCATGGTGGGCACCATAAGGCTCGACCCCGGGGCGGAGGTGGGGGAGCACGAACACCTGACCAACGAGGAGCTCTACGTCATCCTTGAAGGGGAGGGCGTATACGTGGAGGACGGGACGGAGTACAAGGTGGGGCCCGGGGACGTGCTGATGCTCCAGCGGACCCACTCCCACGCCATAAGGAACACCGGCAAGGGAGCTCTCACCTTCCTGGCGGTCATAGTGGACTGA
- the rarD gene encoding EamA family transporter RarD — MKLTETSGSRPEGRMGLAYALGAYFLWGVLPVYWKALAEVHPMVILCHRIVWSSVLLLPVVLLRRRASLIFALRSPRLLAVLSLSGAAVGANWLIYIWSVNSGRILETSLGYFILPLLNVSMGLVFFKDRISPLKGMALGLAALGVLFELLRYGSLPLAALGLAVSFAVYGLTKKLCPMDPLMGLFLETAILSAPALIYLSGVPGLGLQGGLWRAALLAGSGLVTSLPLWLFAMGAARISLVTMGLVQYLSPSMSFLIGLLLYHEKVSFGRAVSFGMIVAAVALYTLDSLRSSWPYVPRRAEEDA; from the coding sequence ATGAAACTGACCGAAACTTCCGGGTCCCGCCCGGAAGGGCGCATGGGCCTTGCTTACGCCTTGGGGGCTTACTTCCTGTGGGGGGTGCTCCCGGTCTACTGGAAGGCCCTGGCGGAGGTGCACCCCATGGTCATACTGTGCCACCGGATAGTCTGGTCCTCGGTGCTGCTGCTGCCCGTGGTTCTGCTTAGGCGTAGAGCCTCCCTCATCTTTGCCCTTAGGTCACCCAGGCTGCTTGCGGTGCTCTCCCTGAGCGGAGCGGCGGTGGGGGCCAACTGGCTCATATACATATGGTCCGTCAACTCCGGACGGATCCTTGAGACCAGCCTCGGGTACTTCATACTGCCCCTTCTTAACGTATCTATGGGGCTTGTCTTCTTCAAGGACCGCATAAGCCCCCTCAAGGGGATGGCCCTTGGGCTGGCGGCCCTGGGGGTGCTTTTCGAGCTTCTCCGCTACGGCTCCCTGCCCCTGGCGGCCCTGGGGCTGGCGGTGTCCTTCGCCGTTTACGGGCTCACCAAAAAGCTCTGCCCCATGGACCCCTTGATGGGGCTTTTCCTTGAGACCGCCATCCTGTCCGCGCCGGCCCTCATCTACCTGTCCGGAGTGCCGGGCCTTGGCCTTCAGGGGGGCCTGTGGCGGGCAGCCCTGCTGGCGGGCTCCGGCCTTGTGACGTCCCTGCCCTTGTGGCTCTTCGCCATGGGGGCCGCCAGGATAAGCCTCGTTACCATGGGGCTTGTGCAGTACCTCTCTCCCAGCATGTCGTTCCTCATAGGGCTCCTCCTTTACCACGAAAAGGTGTCCTTCGGAAGGGCCGTGAGCTTCGGCATGATCGTGGCGGCGGTGGCCCTCTACACCCTTGACTCCTTAAGGAGCTCCTGGCCCTACGTACCAAGGAGGGCTGAAGAAGATGCCTAA
- a CDS encoding GntR family transcriptional regulator — translation MTDLKELKELAERREGDLAAPYLIASVLREAIYRGMLPEGHQLHQAQLALMMGVSPIPLREALRILESEGLVAFRGHKGAYVTSLSVEEARELYEMVCQLETHLLNLAFPRITRSVLEEAEGVLDRMERVEDCIAWRDLNERFHNLLYEPAERPLIMSVLARFRQNTDRNIRMHLASMREESERQHRRLLQLIAEGDQEGAVEALRRHLEYTSNDLQTCMRRHGRSALPQRR, via the coding sequence TTGACCGATCTTAAAGAGCTCAAGGAGCTGGCGGAGCGAAGGGAGGGGGACCTGGCGGCCCCGTACCTCATAGCGTCGGTCCTGAGGGAGGCCATTTACCGGGGCATGCTCCCAGAGGGGCACCAGCTTCACCAGGCCCAGCTGGCCCTCATGATGGGGGTAAGCCCCATACCCTTAAGGGAAGCCCTTCGCATATTGGAGAGCGAAGGGCTGGTGGCCTTCCGGGGGCACAAGGGGGCCTACGTTACCTCCCTTTCGGTGGAGGAGGCGAGGGAGCTCTACGAGATGGTGTGCCAGCTGGAGACCCACCTTCTGAATTTGGCGTTCCCAAGGATAACCCGCAGCGTCCTGGAGGAGGCGGAGGGGGTCCTAGACAGGATGGAAAGGGTTGAGGACTGCATCGCCTGGAGGGATCTTAACGAACGGTTCCACAACCTGCTCTACGAACCCGCCGAGAGGCCCCTCATAATGTCCGTCCTGGCCCGCTTCCGGCAGAACACCGACAGGAACATAAGGATGCACCTCGCCAGCATGAGGGAGGAATCGGAGCGCCAGCACCGCAGGCTCCTTCAACTCATAGCGGAGGGGGACCAGGAGGGGGCGGTGGAGGCCTTGCGCCGCCACCTGGAGTACACCTCCAACGACCTGCAGACCTGCATGCGGCGGCACGGCAGGAGCGCCTTGCCACAGCGCCGCTGA
- a CDS encoding ACT domain-containing protein, whose protein sequence is DVYKRQSPRDAVRMVASGNGDVAVVPVENSVEGAVHSTLDGLMEFRGIVWITREVRARVEHCLAYQGEDLSRIRRVYSHPQAMRQCDLWLSQNLPQAELVESASTSEGAHRALEEGEAAVCGIRCAREMGFKGIIPGIQDCPLNTTRFVVVSRREPREELKCGDRTTVLFNLPHRPGSLWEALGALKERGVNLMMIQSRPLPQNPFEYAFFADVEGGMGDPKVEAAVDEMALRTAGLTVLGSYGRLEI, encoded by the coding sequence AGATGTGTATAAGAGACAGTCCCCCAGGGACGCGGTGCGCATGGTGGCGTCGGGCAACGGTGATGTGGCGGTGGTGCCGGTGGAGAACTCCGTGGAGGGGGCGGTCCACTCCACCCTGGACGGGCTCATGGAGTTCAGGGGGATCGTTTGGATAACCCGGGAGGTGCGGGCCAGGGTGGAACACTGCCTGGCCTACCAGGGGGAGGATTTAAGCCGGATAAGGCGGGTGTACTCACACCCCCAGGCCATGAGGCAGTGCGACCTGTGGCTCTCCCAAAACCTGCCCCAGGCGGAGCTGGTTGAGTCGGCTTCCACCAGCGAAGGGGCTCACAGGGCCCTTGAGGAGGGGGAGGCGGCGGTGTGCGGCATCCGGTGCGCCCGGGAGATGGGCTTCAAAGGGATAATACCTGGCATACAGGACTGCCCCCTCAACACCACCAGGTTCGTGGTGGTATCCCGAAGAGAACCGCGGGAGGAGCTTAAGTGCGGCGACAGGACCACCGTCCTGTTCAACCTGCCCCACCGGCCCGGCTCCCTCTGGGAAGCCCTGGGGGCCCTTAAGGAACGGGGCGTCAACCTCATGATGATCCAGTCCCGCCCCTTGCCACAGAACCCCTTTGAGTACGCCTTCTTCGCGGACGTTGAAGGCGGCATGGGGGACCCAAAGGTGGAGGCGGCGGTGGACGAGATGGCCCTAAGGACCGCGGGGCTTACGGTGCTGGGCTCCTACGGCCGCCTGGAGATCTAG
- a CDS encoding glycine C-acetyltransferase yields the protein MGPLDFITQELKEMKDAGLYGTIRTLESPQGPWVTIEGRKVLNLCSNNYLGLCNHPRLVQKVKEYVDAYGVGPGAVRTIAGTMSIHLEFERRMAAFKGAEDAMLLQSGFCANLAVIPTLVPSEEDIIYSDELNHASIIDACRLSKAKVYRYAHSDVKDLERVLEETKGRGRRKLLVTDGVFSMDGDIAPLPAIRELCDRYGVILVVDDAHGEGVLGRSGRGIVDHFHLHGLVDVEVGTLSKAFGVMGGVIAGKKELIEYLRQKARPNLFSSALTVPDVAANMAALEILEESGELVERLWSNGNFLKKHLKEAGFDTGNSETPITPVMLGEAHTAKEFSRRLFEKGVFATAIVYPTVPKGKARIRAMVSAAHSEEDLMFAVDRFVETAREMGVL from the coding sequence GTGGGACCGCTGGATTTCATAACCCAAGAGCTTAAGGAGATGAAGGACGCGGGGCTTTACGGCACCATAAGGACGTTGGAGAGCCCCCAGGGGCCCTGGGTGACCATCGAGGGGCGTAAGGTTTTGAACCTCTGCTCCAACAACTACCTGGGGCTTTGCAACCACCCGAGGCTCGTCCAGAAGGTGAAGGAGTACGTGGACGCCTACGGGGTGGGTCCCGGGGCGGTGAGGACCATCGCGGGAACCATGAGCATCCACCTGGAGTTCGAGCGCCGCATGGCGGCCTTCAAGGGCGCCGAGGACGCCATGCTGCTGCAGTCCGGGTTCTGCGCCAACCTGGCGGTGATACCCACCCTGGTGCCCTCGGAGGAGGACATAATATACAGCGACGAGCTCAACCACGCCTCCATCATAGATGCCTGCCGGCTGTCCAAGGCCAAGGTGTACCGCTACGCCCACTCGGACGTGAAGGACCTGGAGCGGGTGCTGGAGGAGACTAAGGGGCGGGGAAGGCGGAAGCTTCTTGTGACCGACGGGGTCTTCTCCATGGACGGCGACATAGCGCCGCTTCCCGCCATCCGGGAGCTCTGCGACCGCTACGGGGTGATCCTGGTGGTGGACGACGCCCACGGGGAGGGCGTGTTGGGCCGGTCCGGCCGGGGCATAGTGGACCACTTCCACCTTCACGGCCTGGTGGACGTGGAGGTGGGGACCCTCTCCAAGGCCTTCGGGGTCATGGGAGGCGTCATAGCGGGCAAGAAGGAGCTCATAGAGTACCTCCGCCAGAAGGCCCGCCCCAACCTCTTCAGCAGCGCCCTCACGGTGCCCGACGTGGCGGCCAACATGGCGGCTCTTGAGATCCTGGAGGAGAGCGGGGAGCTGGTGGAGAGGCTTTGGAGCAACGGGAACTTCCTCAAGAAGCACCTGAAGGAGGCGGGCTTCGACACGGGCAACAGCGAGACCCCCATAACGCCGGTGATGCTGGGGGAGGCCCACACCGCCAAGGAGTTCAGCCGCAGGCTCTTCGAGAAGGGTGTCTTCGCCACCGCCATCGTGTACCCCACGGTCCCCAAGGGGAAGGCCCGGATAAGGGCCATGGTGTCCGCCGCCCATTCGGAGGAGGATCTCATGTTCGCCGTGGACCGGTTCGTAGAGACCGCCCGGGAGATGGGGGTGCTCTAG